The Aeromicrobium senzhongii genome includes a window with the following:
- a CDS encoding FGGY family carbohydrate kinase, with the protein MILGVDIGTSVTKAALIARDGRSVRSASRPSELLRGPGGVVEQDLDDVVASVVTVVRTVMDGTDEPIDAIALTGQGDGLWLRDEHGRPTRRAISWMDGRAADRVARWRSEGVLDRVHALTGSGVFPGSHAALLAHLAEHEPEVLERSAVAGYCIDAVLQRLTGVVSVDASDASLPFLDVRTRRYVEEALVACGVESWRRLLPEPAAPRAVFALDATGAQLLGLPEGLPVTAGPYDVMTCGIGAGARRPGQGTVVVGTTLSCEALTRDATIDPDSEPAGMWLCTPDPDLFLRTMPSMAGTAAIAHALSLVGAGTADLQGLLEQSAPGASGIRALPFVSGAGERAPFVEPRATGQILGMTLAHGPADLVRAMCESVAYAARHCLEAAGLDGELSGCGGGLGTPAFAQLIADATGQALHVPYEPFVGARGAAAVAWAALGTPVDEDAWAEDRQVITPQDDLRDRFEAGYAAYLADVREARQRWTA; encoded by the coding sequence ATGATCCTCGGCGTCGACATCGGCACGTCGGTCACGAAGGCCGCGCTGATCGCCCGCGACGGTCGCAGCGTGCGATCGGCGAGCCGCCCGTCGGAGCTCCTGCGTGGGCCCGGTGGCGTGGTGGAACAGGACCTCGACGACGTCGTGGCCTCGGTGGTCACCGTCGTCCGCACCGTCATGGACGGCACGGACGAGCCGATCGACGCGATCGCGCTGACCGGTCAGGGTGACGGCCTGTGGCTCCGCGACGAGCACGGTCGCCCCACGCGGCGCGCCATCTCCTGGATGGACGGCCGCGCAGCGGACCGCGTGGCGCGCTGGCGCAGTGAGGGCGTGCTCGACCGCGTGCACGCCCTCACCGGGTCGGGCGTCTTCCCCGGATCGCATGCGGCGCTGCTGGCCCACCTCGCCGAGCACGAGCCCGAGGTGCTGGAGCGCTCCGCCGTCGCCGGCTACTGCATCGATGCCGTGCTGCAGCGGTTGACGGGGGTCGTCTCCGTCGACGCGTCGGACGCGTCGCTGCCCTTCCTCGACGTCCGCACCCGCCGGTACGTCGAGGAGGCCCTCGTGGCGTGCGGCGTGGAGTCGTGGCGTCGCCTGCTGCCCGAGCCCGCCGCGCCCCGGGCGGTCTTCGCCCTGGACGCCACGGGCGCGCAGTTGCTCGGGCTGCCCGAGGGCCTGCCCGTGACGGCCGGTCCGTACGACGTCATGACGTGCGGCATCGGCGCCGGCGCGCGGCGGCCCGGGCAGGGCACCGTCGTGGTGGGCACGACGCTCAGCTGCGAGGCGCTGACCCGCGACGCGACGATCGATCCCGACAGCGAGCCGGCCGGGATGTGGCTGTGCACGCCCGACCCCGACCTGTTCCTGCGGACGATGCCGTCGATGGCGGGCACCGCGGCGATCGCGCACGCCCTCTCGCTGGTGGGTGCCGGCACGGCCGACCTGCAAGGGTTGCTCGAGCAGTCGGCACCGGGTGCGTCGGGGATCCGCGCCCTGCCGTTCGTCTCGGGCGCCGGTGAGCGCGCCCCCTTCGTGGAGCCGCGGGCCACCGGACAGATCCTCGGCATGACGCTGGCGCACGGCCCGGCCGACCTGGTGCGAGCCATGTGCGAGTCCGTGGCCTACGCCGCGCGGCACTGCCTCGAGGCCGCCGGCCTCGACGGTGAGCTCTCGGGATGCGGCGGCGGGCTCGGGACACCGGCCTTCGCCCAACTGATCGCCGACGCCACCGGGCAGGCGCTGCACGTCCCGTACGAGCCGTTCGTCGGCGCGCGCGGAGCGGCGGCCGTGGCCTGGGCGGCCCTGGGCACACCCGTCGACGAGGACGCCTGGGCGGAAGACCGACAGGTGATCACCCCGCAGGACGACCTGCGCGACCGGTTCGAAGCCGGATACGCCGCCTACTTGGCGGACGTCCGTGAAGCACGACAGAGATGGACGGCATGA
- a CDS encoding FGGY-family carbohydrate kinase has product MSNVNPVSIGVDLGTQSVKVLAVGLDGTVLAEAARPLTSTRDGVRHEQDPHEWLAATAAATAEAVGRLDPDQRAAIAAVSLCGTSGTVIEVDAAGRPAGPAIMYDDARAAAEAAEVAAADPARWDRLGYRIQPSWGVATIVHAARGGLPAGHRFAHQPDVVAAAMCGGPVATDWSSALKSGYDLLELAWPTDVLGGLGVDPGTLPDVVAPGAPLGTVAADWAERTGIPAGTPVVGGMTDGCASQLGAGAIGDGDWHCVIGTTLVLKGVTSTPLKDDGGAVYSHRSPVPGRWLPGGASSVGAGALGALLPGADLPGLTIQAQRLWDDGASVVPAYPLTGTGERFPFVRPDAGGFALVDGVERDLSVLGFGADAYLSVIVGVAALERTCIDVLAAAGGSVDGRYSTSGGGTRSDLWNQLRADMLQRPVTIPRSAEPAVGAAILAASSIVGAETEADWTALVRGMSGVASVVEPRRESSERLLQVHGRLADAWRARGWLA; this is encoded by the coding sequence ATGAGCAACGTGAACCCCGTGAGCATCGGCGTGGACCTCGGCACCCAGAGCGTCAAGGTCCTCGCCGTCGGCCTCGACGGAACGGTCCTGGCCGAGGCGGCGCGTCCGCTGACCAGCACCCGGGACGGAGTCCGCCACGAGCAGGACCCGCACGAGTGGCTCGCGGCGACGGCCGCCGCGACCGCCGAGGCTGTCGGCCGGCTCGACCCCGACCAACGCGCCGCCATCGCGGCGGTCTCGCTGTGCGGCACGTCCGGCACGGTGATCGAGGTCGACGCGGCGGGTCGTCCCGCAGGTCCGGCGATCATGTACGACGACGCCCGCGCCGCGGCCGAGGCGGCCGAGGTCGCCGCCGCCGATCCCGCTCGCTGGGACCGGCTCGGCTACCGCATCCAGCCCAGCTGGGGCGTCGCGACGATCGTGCACGCGGCCCGTGGCGGGCTGCCCGCGGGACATCGCTTCGCCCACCAGCCCGACGTCGTCGCGGCCGCGATGTGCGGCGGCCCGGTCGCCACGGACTGGAGCAGCGCGCTCAAGAGCGGGTACGACCTGCTCGAGCTGGCGTGGCCCACCGACGTCCTGGGCGGTCTCGGGGTCGACCCGGGCACTCTGCCCGACGTGGTGGCTCCCGGTGCCCCGCTGGGAACGGTCGCGGCGGACTGGGCCGAGCGGACCGGCATCCCGGCCGGCACCCCGGTGGTCGGCGGCATGACCGACGGCTGCGCCTCGCAGCTGGGCGCCGGCGCGATCGGCGACGGCGACTGGCACTGCGTCATCGGCACGACCCTCGTGCTCAAGGGCGTCACCTCGACACCGCTGAAGGACGACGGCGGCGCCGTGTACTCCCACCGCTCGCCCGTGCCGGGTCGGTGGTTGCCCGGTGGTGCGTCGAGCGTCGGCGCGGGCGCGTTGGGCGCGCTGCTCCCGGGCGCCGATCTACCGGGCCTGACGATCCAGGCCCAACGCCTGTGGGACGACGGCGCCTCCGTCGTGCCGGCCTACCCGCTGACCGGCACCGGCGAGCGGTTCCCGTTCGTGCGCCCGGACGCCGGCGGGTTCGCGCTGGTCGACGGTGTCGAGCGCGACCTGTCCGTCCTCGGCTTCGGGGCCGACGCGTACCTGTCGGTCATCGTCGGCGTGGCCGCGCTCGAGCGCACCTGCATCGACGTGCTGGCCGCCGCCGGCGGCTCGGTCGACGGCCGCTACAGCACCTCGGGCGGGGGCACGCGCAGCGACCTGTGGAACCAGCTCCGCGCCGACATGCTCCAGCGCCCCGTGACGATCCCCCGCTCGGCCGAGCCCGCGGTCGGTGCCGCGATCCTGGCGGCATCGTCGATCGTGGGCGCCGAGACCGAGGCCGACTGGACCGCCCTCGTGCGCGGTATGTCCGGTGTCGCGTCGGTCGTCGAGCCGCGTCGGGAGTCGTCCGAGCGGCTGTTGCAGGTGCACGGCCGCCTGGCCGATGCGTGGCGTGCCCGAGGATGGCTGGCATGA